TCTTGGTCAATTTGATAAGCCTGATTTATCCGTATTAACTTCAAACCCAAAAGATTTAACAGCCGACTGAGTATTTTGATTGATGAAACACCTTCTTTAATCCTCACAAAATCTAAACCAAGCACTCGTTTAATTTGTTTATCATGTTGAAAAACTACATCTTTCAGCAACAGTAAATCAGCATCATTTTCAGAAAAAACTCTTTCTATATCAAGTAACTGTAATATTCCTAAAGCTCTCATTGCTTCTACTTTTAAGGTATATGTTTTTAAATCTGGGAGAAAAACTTTTCCATCACCCCAAGACAACTGCTGATACCATTCTTGCTGGTCTTTAAAGTGAAAATACTCACTTTCATGGGTGAGATAATAGTGAATTAACAATTGGTGATAATAGCCTTTATCATCCCGCAACTTTAGTACTGGTGTAACTGTGACACCATACTTTTGTCTCAGCATGTATTTGTTGATTTGGCTGCGTTCCTCATCAGTGAGAGAGTGTTTAGCTATTAATTGTTCATATTCTACATAATCAATATTCTTAGCCTGAGCAACATTATTTGCAACAGCTAATTGATTTTGCAGCTTAATTTCTCTAATTTGGCGTTTGATTTCCTTAGCTTTTTGGCGCTTATCTACCCAATCTTTTTGGACTTTGACAATTTCTAAAATCAACCTTTTACGTGTTGCTAAATCATGTGGATCTGTGGCTAAAAAGGCAAGACGTAAATCTCTAACAATATTATTGTGAACAGCATTACTCCGTATCCAAATTTGATGCCCATCAGCAGACAATCCATCTTGCATCGACTGACGATAAAGACGAATAGAAGCATTTACTCTTGCTGACAACTTTGCCCAAGTACGTAAATGAATAGGGTCATATACTAACGGCAAATCGACATCTATTTTATGCAGTGGACTGAGCAAAGCTAAGTTTTCTTTTTGATTTTCCTGATACCAATCAGACAATAATCGATAATTTGTACTACCGCTACCAATTAAGCCAATTCCTCGCTTAGCACACCAGACAATACGCGGTACATCATCCCTAACTCTTGCTAGGGCTTGTCGTGCTTCAGAGTCAGGAATCACTCCTTGAAAAATACCATAAACTCGGTCAAAATGTTGGATATCAATACTAATCCCTGTACCAAGGCTAGGGGTGACAAACACTGTATCGTATTCAGCTATTTTTTGGTTAATAGCTGCGACAAAATCAACCGCTGCATGACCTGGTGTGTTTGTCGTATGGCTGCTAACAACTAAAGATTTAGGAAATTGATACCGTAATTTTTCTAAACGTTCCTTTAGGTAACGTTCGATTGTTTCACAACTATAACGCCCAGAGCGACTATCGGTAGTCACATAACATTTACGTCCTGCAAGTAAATCTAATTCTAGTTGATGAATTAGAGGTGTCGGGTTAGGAGAATCATAAAAAGTTACGTCCCAACCTCGTTGTGGTTTCCATTGATTCACAACCACCCAAGGCGTTAATTTAATTCCTGCTAATCCTTGTAAATATTCTAAGGATACATCTGATAAATCAGCATCTTGAGCAATTACTAAACCTCCAGTTCTCAGAACTGTAGAAATTAGTTGTTGGAATAATTTTAAAATTTTGACACGCTTGTGTTTACAAGTATTACTATTGAGTAGATGCCACAAAGTTTGCTCTACTTCATCTAAAATTACTATTGCACCTTGCCAATCTTCAGGGTTAAGTCTCCAAAGCGAATCAACACACAAACCAAAAGATTTGCTAGTTGTTAACTGGTCATTATTTAAAGGTAAGTCTTTGATTAGCGGCTTAGTATTATTTAAGCCCCATGTAATACCAATTTTTTCACATAAAAATCGCCCTAGTTGGATTCTGTGAGTAATTAATAATACTGGTTTATTTAAAATTTTAGCTTGATTAACAATAGTTTGCAGTCCTGTAGTTTTACCAGTTCCTTTTGCTGATTTTACTCCTACTAACCCAGAAGTGGGTAAAGATATTTCCCCTAAATAGGGACGATTGACAGTAAGTGCAGGGGGAATAGTTAACTCGGTATGGGGTTTAACTTGGGCTAGGTAAATTTCTAAATCAATACTTTGGCGATAAACTTTTTCAAAATTATTTGCACCTTTAGCAACAATTAACTCATCTACACCTTTTTCTAAACCGGGAATTTCTATAACTTTGACAGGACAATTTTTCTTTTGTAATAAACAACCAAGTTGGGAAATGGCATTATTGATAGCCGCAATTTTTTGAGGTTGAGTTTCAAAATCAAAGCAAATATAAAAGTTACGCTTTGTAATAGCAAATGCTGCTAGGTCGGGAATCAACTGGCGACTGGTGACTTTGCCAAATCTATCTTTAACAACTCTGTAACCGCTTGTGATTCCAGGAATAGCGATCGCAGCATATCCTTGTGATAATAGTGCTGCTGCTTTCTTTGCTCCCTCGCAGATGATTACAGGAATGTTATGTTGCATCACCCATTGCCAAAAACCCACAGCTTCACCATGAGATGCAACGCTAATGTCCGCAGGCATTGCTAAATTATAACGCCCAGAGACTTGCTGCCAGATAGGCAAGGTGACTCGCAGGCAGAAGACCCGCGTTGGCGTACTGGGGGGATGCTCATACTTAATAGGCTTGCTTTTATCATTAATTCGGGGTTGGTTTGGCTTAAAACATCCCCATTCCATTGATTGCCAATTTTTCAGAGGATCTAGTCCCGAACACCACCAACCGCCTGCGCCAATATGAGAGTAACGCTGTAACCAGCCACTTTTAACCATTCCAGTGTTGGTACGGGGGAGATGTTCAGAAATTAATAAGTACTCATAGGCGGTTGCGTCTTGGAGAGACTTAAAATTCAGATCTGCTAAGTTTAAATTTATACCACTGGTCTTGACTAATTCTTCAAGATGTTGGGGATGTAAATAATGCAGATGCATGGGACGAGCCGCGAACGGAATAAGATGGATTTAAAATCTATCATGCATTTGCTAGTTTGTTATGGAAGATTTTAACAGGGTTCGCTGATGCTTTTTTTACTTCGTCCCAGGCGATACATCGGTGAAGGTTAAGCTTAGTTGTTTTGTATGAACCCATTAAAGAAGTAATAACCTTGTACTGTGATATTTAATTACTTTAATTTTTTATTTTTCAGTAATATTTCTATATAGTTACTGTTACCACACATGCTGATATTTGGCAATCAAGCTTTGTCAAGATATGTAGACTATCAGCAGGTTAACCCTGTTTGTAGAAGTCAACAGAAATTATATTCATATGAAAAATAGTAAAAATTTATACTAAAATTTACAAATTATTGCTACTTATCTAGAGAAATGCGGGTATTAGAGCGATCGCCCTCTATTGCAGAGTGGACTCAAAAGCTTAACCTCACTATACTATTTTCATATCTTGCACCAGTTATTTAATGCCAATTTTTGTAGGGTGGGCAATGCTTTTAGTGCCGTGAAACGCTGATTTTAACATTACAGGCATTGCCCACCTTACGGTTAATTGAGAATGGTGCAAGATATCAGTATTGGAAATTTGTTTATCTTAGTAAAATTACACACGCATTTTGAAATTAATAGAGTATAAATTAGCAGGGCAAAAATCAAGTCAGAAGCAAGTATAAACTTGAATCTTTTTTCTGCCCATTTTTCCCAGAATATAGTTGGAGAGAACATATGCAACGCGTGTTTAAACAAACTGCTATACTTTCAGCAACAGCTGCGATCGCATTATTATTTGCAGCTTGTGGTGAAAGTAAAGTTACTCAATGTAACAAAATAATCAAAGTTGCGAATCAAGCAGCTACCATAGGTCAGGAAATTAGCACAAATTCTCAGTCTCAAAAAGGTTCTAAATCCTTAACTGAAGCTGCTGGTAAGATAGATAAAATCGCCAATGACATGAAAGCAGTAGAAGTTAAGGATGAAAAACTTCAAGGCTTTCAGGGAGGCTTTCTGAAACTTTATCAGGATACTAGTAAGAGTTTGCGTGATACAGCAGGTGCTTTAGATAAAAAGAATTTACGAGCTGCTACTGGCTTTTTAGCATCCCTGAAAAATAGTACTAACCAGGAAACTGCTATCGTGAAGGAAATTAACGGTTACTGTTCTGGTAAGTAACCAATCTGGCGTTAAGCTTCATACCAAATATAGCGGTTAAATTTGAATGAAATACAAGTTCATGTCATCGCTTGAGCGATTTGATTATGTTGATTTATTACACTCAACTGTCAACTGCTATATTTAGTTAGTACATGAGGGCGCTGCTGTGATTCAGGGACAAAAGTATGTTTTGCGCTCAGATGTGATGTACAGTACATACTTTTGAAAGTGCAGAAAAAACGTCAGTATATATGTAACGCTTTATAGAGACTGGACTTGCTTTGTTTAAGTACAGGGTAGGATTGCAAGAGTAAAGTGATAAAGCTAGGATATATTTTTATAGGACTTACGCAAGTGTCATATTTTTTTCGTAATGGTAGTCAAAGGTCAATAGTCAATAGTCCAAAAATCAAGGTTTTTGACCTTTGACTGTTGACTATTGACCCCCATCGCAGAAAATATTTGTGCCAGTTGCGTAAGTCCTGTTTTTAACCACATATTGCTTAATCTGTAACGCTGTTGTGATTAATCAAAACTCTGAAAATATCCTGAACACACAAGTAGAACAAGCATCAGATGAAGGCTATAAATTTAGCTGGTTTGATTGGTTTTGCCTTTGGTATCCTCCAGGCTGGCTAATTTTATTTAATCGTCACTGGCAGCATTATCACAGCGATCGCGATGGGTGGAATTGGCTAGAATATGGATTATTCTTAATTCCTGGCGGATTTTATCTAGCGTTGCTAAGTCGATGGTTGCGGCTGGGTTGTCGTTTACCACGTATAGAAGTTGATGAATTTAATCCCAAATATCAACAAGCTTTTGGTACAGAAGTTTTAGCTTTTATTGTTAAATATTATTTTCAAGGAGAATTGCTTGCAATTCATAACTTGCCACAAACAGGGCCAATGATTGTGGCTATGAATCATGCAGGGATGTCTTTTCCTTGGGACTTTATCTGTTTGAGTTATTTATTAGCTGAAACACAAGGGTGGGTGGTGCAACCCTTAGCAAATCCAGCATTATTTGAGCATCCTTGGGTGGTTTGGTGGCTACCACCCAAATGGTCACAGGTTTTAGGTGGTGTGCCCGCAAAATTAGCTGATTTTGAAGCAGCACTCGCCCAAGGTAAAATTCTTTTATATGCACCAGAAGGTGTACGCGGCCCTGCAAAAGGTTGGAATCAACGCTATCAACTGCAAAAGTTTGATATCAGCTTTATTCAGTTGAGCGATCGCTATCAAATTCCCATTCTCCCAGTTCTCTGCATCGGTAGTGAATCTTTACATCCTTGGACTATTAATATTAAAAAATTGCAACAATTAATTAAACTACCATTCTTACCTTTATCACCGTTGATGATTGCCTTGATTTTATTTCCCTCAATGGGAGTTTGGGCAATGAAAACTCGTCTGCGTTACTTCATCCAGCCTTTAGAAAAGGATATTCATTCAACTAAAAATCGTACAGCAACTTATCAACAAGCACAAAAATTTCGAGATAAACTGCAAACTCAGATTAATCAATTGTTAGGGAACTCCAAGAAATAAATTCAGGACTTACGCAACTGGCACACATATTTTCTGAAATGGCAGTCAAGAGTCAATAGTCAAGGGTCTTTAATCAAGGTTTTTTGGACTTTTGAACGCCCTAAGAGCGTCTTGCGACCCCCCTTTCCCGTTGGGAGATTCCCTCGTTGAGTGCAAGTGGCGTTGGGGATTAGGGGCACAAGGGTGAAAAAATTTGTATGAGTAATTGAGTGAAAAGGTATTACTTAGTGTTAGGACTTACGCGCATTGTCATATTTTTTTCGTGTGGGTTGTCAATAGTCAAAAGTCAATAGTCCAAAAAAGCTTGATTAAAGACCATTGACTCTTGACTCTTGACTGCCATCGCCAAAAATATGTGTGCCAGTTGCATAAGTCCTGAGTGTTTCTAGTTTTCTTTCTGATTATACTTTCCCCGTAGTAACAAAAGAGGGATAACTTCTACTTTCCTCAACCAATCACAGGCATGACTGTCACTATTTTTTCAGCTTCATCCACCGTGAGCTTTGCTAGCCCAAACTGCTCAATTACTGCTGCGTTTGTCGTCAAATGCGTACTCACCTCAGCCACCCGATACTGACTTTTCTGTGATGCTAAAGTAGCTGGCAATAACAACTGATCTGCTAGGTGTTCATCTACTGGTGCGCCATTTTGATGAAACTTCAGCAGTTGTTCACAGGCAATTTCTGCCACTTTTTCTGATGACAACCGCAAACGCCCGAACCCACCAAAACCAGTTAAACTGTTCTCATATTCCGCAGTTAAAAAAATACCTGCTCCCGCTGCTACACCCCTTTCTCGCAAAGCTTGTACAGATGCTTTTAATCCTGCTTCCCTTAACAAATTTTCAGCACGATTCGCCATACGTTGGGGAATATGGGCAGGAAGTTCTGTGGCTACCGCCAACCCCCGCACCTGCTGTAAATCTCCGCGTTCTAGCAAGTTGATACTGCTGAGTTGAATACCACCACTTACCTGCATCTTTACCTCTCCCCCGCCTTGGGGATACCACCCCCAAGCACCTAATCTCACTTCTGCCTCTACCCCCATTCGCCGTAGCATCGATAGATAGACTTGCTCAATGTAGGTCATTGTCGGGCTAAAAATGACATGAGTCCCACCCCGTAGCGTTACCTGAGAATCTCCAGGTGCAAGGGCTAAAGGCAAGAGAATTGTCTGTAACACCAGCGCAATTGCACCGGCAGAACCACCTTGTTGCACTTCCCTGACATCAAAGGTATAGATTCCTGGTTGTACAGCATTACCAGGAATGAATTCCAGCATCATTGAACCCAAAGCATCACCACGCAATTGAGCATTACAAATTCTCGCCGCAGCGCGAACTGCTGTTAAATGTTGTGCTGCTAATCCTGGCTTTTTGCGTCCGGCGCGAATGCCTGCAATACGTATAGGTTCGCCAGTGATGGCGGCTAAACTTAAAGAACTGCGGAGAACTTGTCCTCCTCCCTCTCCGTAGGAACCGTCAATGTCAATCATGAGCGATTTTGCATGGTGGGGCCACTTGCGTGTGGGGTTTTCCCATTGAACAAAGTGGCGTGATTCTGGGTTTACCCTACGGCTGTTGAAATCAAAGTGCAGATTTTGAATCCCTGGTAATTGGATTTCCTTAATATTGCTAATTTTTAATTTTTAATTGCAAAACTTTACTTTTACCAGGATTCATCAATCCATAGGGGTCAACTATTTCTTTAAATTTTAACTGCTCAGGTCGATTAGTTTTCTGCCAGCGTCTTCAATACTTCAATAATATATGTGTAAGGGTTAGGAATCGATACACCCTGCTGTTGGTGGTAGCGGATAATCTTGTTGAAGTGTTCGTTTGTGGTGTGGCGCACAGGTTACAAAGCACTGAGAATTACCTTGCCGTTCATCCGACAAAATTCCCAGCCGAAGTAATGATACATATGTTCTGCTCGGAAGTTGCGATCGCTAGTAATCTGTCACAGCAACTTTGTTGAGGAGTAAATGTGAGAAACACAAAAAACTCTTTCCCTACTCCCTACTCCCCATTCCCTATAAAAGCAGATTCGGTGTTAGCTGCTCTTGGCTTTTCGCTTTTGGGCATCCTCAGTATCAGGACTGGTGGTGCCAACTGGCTCCTCAGTCCCCAACAATTGATGTATTTCACTTAACGAACTGGGTTGAGCTACAGGCTCCTCTAATGACTCGCTCACATACTCAATTAGGTCTTCTACTTGACAATTCAAGGCTTTACAAAACCTAACGATCCTTTCAATATGGTCTGTCCCAGTCCTGCCGCTTTCCCAGTTTTGGATAGTGCTTTCAGTCACGCCGACAAGACGCGACAATTCCAGCTGGGTTAGCCCTGCTTTCTCACGAAGCAAAGCGATCCTTGGTTTTGGCTTGTGTTTCACAGCTACAGCACTTTTATCTTAATCTTATAGTCGTAGATCCTAGCACCAAAAAAAACCAGGGCCCAGAAAATCACTAAAAAACTTTTGCCTAACTTCTTCATCTGACTGAGTGGTGAGAAGCTACTGCATCTTCAAAGAGGTTCTGGAAGCCCCTGGTTGAAGCAAGTAGCTCCCCCATGCGTGCAAAATCCCACTCCTAAAAGGGGTGGGATCAGCTTAATCAAGTTTTCTTGGTTGATGATTGCCACAAAGCGATCGCATCCTGAAACAGGATATAACAAGTTTCAAAACACAAGAGTGAACTACCCACACTCACTTGGAGTACCAAGTACAGTGTGGGCTTCTGTAATCACGGGGGAGTGCCGCAACTTGGACTTTCGTCCTAGTTTTGGTCTTACCTCCCCTCCTACAGCAGAGACGGCTGAACCTTCCGCCTTTAGCATTCTGACACCTTCTGCTCTAATGTTTATCGCTGCATTTTCATCACGATCATGGTGAGTGCCACAGTGGGGACAAGTCCATTGCCTCACATCTAGCGGCATCTCGCTGACTTGATAGAAACAATTAGAGCAAAGCTTGGAACTAGG
Above is a window of Nostoc sp. UHCC 0702 DNA encoding:
- a CDS encoding 1-acyl-sn-glycerol-3-phosphate acyltransferase, with the protein product MINQNSENILNTQVEQASDEGYKFSWFDWFCLWYPPGWLILFNRHWQHYHSDRDGWNWLEYGLFLIPGGFYLALLSRWLRLGCRLPRIEVDEFNPKYQQAFGTEVLAFIVKYYFQGELLAIHNLPQTGPMIVAMNHAGMSFPWDFICLSYLLAETQGWVVQPLANPALFEHPWVVWWLPPKWSQVLGGVPAKLADFEAALAQGKILLYAPEGVRGPAKGWNQRYQLQKFDISFIQLSDRYQIPILPVLCIGSESLHPWTINIKKLQQLIKLPFLPLSPLMIALILFPSMGVWAMKTRLRYFIQPLEKDIHSTKNRTATYQQAQKFRDKLQTQINQLLGNSKK
- the rtcA gene encoding RNA 3'-phosphate cyclase; this translates as MIDIDGSYGEGGGQVLRSSLSLAAITGEPIRIAGIRAGRKKPGLAAQHLTAVRAAARICNAQLRGDALGSMMLEFIPGNAVQPGIYTFDVREVQQGGSAGAIALVLQTILLPLALAPGDSQVTLRGGTHVIFSPTMTYIEQVYLSMLRRMGVEAEVRLGAWGWYPQGGGEVKMQVSGGIQLSSINLLERGDLQQVRGLAVATELPAHIPQRMANRAENLLREAGLKASVQALRERGVAAGAGIFLTAEYENSLTGFGGFGRLRLSSEKVAEIACEQLLKFHQNGAPVDEHLADQLLLPATLASQKSQYRVAEVSTHLTTNAAVIEQFGLAKLTVDEAEKIVTVMPVIG
- a CDS encoding helix-turn-helix transcriptional regulator; the protein is MKHKPKPRIALLREKAGLTQLELSRLVGVTESTIQNWESGRTGTDHIERIVRFCKALNCQVEDLIEYVSESLEEPVAQPSSLSEIHQLLGTEEPVGTTSPDTEDAQKRKAKSS
- a CDS encoding DUF3854 domain-containing protein, whose amino-acid sequence is MHLHYLHPQHLEELVKTSGINLNLADLNFKSLQDATAYEYLLISEHLPRTNTGMVKSGWLQRYSHIGAGGWWCSGLDPLKNWQSMEWGCFKPNQPRINDKSKPIKYEHPPSTPTRVFCLRVTLPIWQQVSGRYNLAMPADISVASHGEAVGFWQWVMQHNIPVIICEGAKKAAALLSQGYAAIAIPGITSGYRVVKDRFGKVTSRQLIPDLAAFAITKRNFYICFDFETQPQKIAAINNAISQLGCLLQKKNCPVKVIEIPGLEKGVDELIVAKGANNFEKVYRQSIDLEIYLAQVKPHTELTIPPALTVNRPYLGEISLPTSGLVGVKSAKGTGKTTGLQTIVNQAKILNKPVLLITHRIQLGRFLCEKIGITWGLNNTKPLIKDLPLNNDQLTTSKSFGLCVDSLWRLNPEDWQGAIVILDEVEQTLWHLLNSNTCKHKRVKILKLFQQLISTVLRTGGLVIAQDADLSDVSLEYLQGLAGIKLTPWVVVNQWKPQRGWDVTFYDSPNPTPLIHQLELDLLAGRKCYVTTDSRSGRYSCETIERYLKERLEKLRYQFPKSLVVSSHTTNTPGHAAVDFVAAINQKIAEYDTVFVTPSLGTGISIDIQHFDRVYGIFQGVIPDSEARQALARVRDDVPRIVWCAKRGIGLIGSGSTNYRLLSDWYQENQKENLALLSPLHKIDVDLPLVYDPIHLRTWAKLSARVNASIRLYRQSMQDGLSADGHQIWIRSNAVHNNIVRDLRLAFLATDPHDLATRKRLILEIVKVQKDWVDKRQKAKEIKRQIREIKLQNQLAVANNVAQAKNIDYVEYEQLIAKHSLTDEERSQINKYMLRQKYGVTVTPVLKLRDDKGYYHQLLIHYYLTHESEYFHFKDQQEWYQQLSWGDGKVFLPDLKTYTLKVEAMRALGILQLLDIERVFSENDADLLLLKDVVFQHDKQIKRVLGLDFVRIKEGVSSIKILSRLLNLLGLKLIRINQAYQIDQETFYDGRDKIFAVWHQRDELMLANVKSVGCEISNYSSNCKLENIQFQPVFSK